Below is a genomic region from Drosophila albomicans strain 15112-1751.03 chromosome 2R, ASM965048v2, whole genome shotgun sequence.
AactctattaaatttaatctaaAGTTCTCCAGGACTTGAATGTGGGTTGCATAGATACGGCAGATataagcaacaaaatattgccTAAAACCATTATGGTTGAGACGGATATATACGAAAATTTTTAAggacaataataaaaaaaattgttccATTCGCAAGTaaaatctattaaataaaaataaaaacaacttttccttgttttacatttgtttattttaattgtatatattaatgtatgtatatcttgTTTTCCATGCAATTTTCTTTGTTAATCATTTCCATTCCGATAAAGAAGTTCGGTATCCTCCCATATATATGTTTTGTCATTTGGTGAATGACATTGCGCCGATTTTGTCTTTGTTTGAAAGTattcaagaatttatataaatcGTTTGTCGATGCATTTACTATTTCCTGACCAGTTTTAGTTAAAAATCATTTCTTatagattttaaattgaaaaattaacaGTCTATATATGTTATGCATGCGAGGGCGACCCTGATATACGCACGCACATATAACCATGTGATTGGAtgattataaacaatttatacacttggtttgtttttgggtttttttttttgtgtggaaTTCACTCAAATATTGatcataaataaagaaaatttaacaatttgaagtgcacatttaaaaaaaatgaatccAGTAATTTgatggaaaattaaattaaactgtGTACattaaatttcgaattttgcGGCTTGGCTTTATCATtcactctcctctctctttcaaCTCGCATTTGCGGAGTGCATGGGGATCTTGTTGCTAACATCTAGGAAAAGTATTCCAAACGGGAGTGTAGTTCGGTTGGCTGTTGTTTTATGCGAAATATAATGATGGTTGTTGGTTGGTGTTGGTTGCGACGGTGATATTGGACCATTATTAGTCGCCTAATTTCTGCTCATCTTCCGATTCAGATTCtgtaagcaaagcaaaaaattttagcaatactcttaaaaaaagaaaataggaATTGTCTTTTTGTCCGAACGATTATTGGCCAAATTTAACTATGAGTTTATAAGTTATATGGACACCCAATCATTCTTTTGCTCTTGCACACTTTCATGGTTTCGTGTTCTCATCTTTAGAGAACcgattttaaattagtttcatAGTATGCAGATTAAAAGACTATTAATAAGGCGTTGGCTTATCCGAACAATTATTGGCCAAATGTAACTATCATATTATAAGTTATATGGACACCCAATCATTCTTTTACTCTTGCATATTTATCGAAAGTTTTTGTTAGGATACAAAGAtcttaaaaacatataaaaggATAACTTGCATAGTAAAAACTAGTTTGATGAATTGTCCAGGTTTTCATTGGCCTGCAAAGTTCATTGAATGAAGGACAGCGAGGCAAGCAAAAAAcccatttgcttttgcaaatttgtaCAAAGATAATACTACGCAATATAAAAGCATTACCTTTCTCAAAACTTGCCAATGCAgtcaataaacatatataattaaaaacatagaaaagaaatgaatactAACCCTCTTCGGCAGATTGAAGCCATTCGACGAATTTTCGCATTTGCTCGAGGAAATGCATTTTGCCCTTGTTGGAGTGTCCATCTTTGTACCAGCGCAAGATGATCTCCTCGGACAACACTTCGGTTTTGTAGAAGAGCAAGATGATCTTTTGGAACGCCTTCATGAAGTTCATGTTCTCATAGCAGAACTCTTGCACCTTCAATATCAATGCCAGTTCCGAACGATCCGTTGAGGCAAAAGCCTGCAACAATGTGCAGTATGCCTTCAGATGACGAACAGCTTGATCAGTTACCAACTCCTCTTTCTTATTCCATTCTCCCAACGACATGATAGTAGACCAAATCTGAAGCAAATCACAATCAATGACGTTATATAatcagccaacaacaatattgtGATCGAAACTTACAATAACAATTATCTCATGATCAGGAATGTTGGTGCGTTGTGCAAACTCTTTTATGTCTGCAGTGATTTCACTATGAGCCTTCTCGTCGTTAATATCATCGATGAGAGTCTGCTGCAGTTCACGTTTGGCCTCTTGGCTAGCCTGCGCcttatgcaatttaattatctCATTGAGTTCTTTGTCAAGAAaaacttgtttaaaatattcctCAGTACGTTTGTTTGGTGGGAAAAAGTCCATAAGTCTGTGAGAGAAATGCAAATAGATATGGTTTGGGATTTAGTATAAGGcaaataaagttattttagaatttttttgtCTGAAATGAAATGGGCACCCAAATGAAGCTACAGTTCATTTGCGAGTTGCATTAAATTCCAATTAGTCTGGGAATGTCAATTAAAGatgcaaaaaacaattattattgatCTTCCTGAAAAACATTCCGGatacatttcatttcgaatttgcatttattttcaatatttcttcGTGCCTGATAATTGAAGACGCAAACCATTCGTATATATAGTTTTAGGAAATATAAACTTACTTGCTTTCCAGTCCACCCTTTTTAAGCGCCTGAATCAGATATGCAATGCCCTTCTCTTGCTTGAACGTCAAAAACAGCTCCAATAAAAACTCGAGTGCAATGCCATCCTTGATCAGATGCTCGTTGTTCAATACCAGCAAGACATTTGGCGGTACAGAGCCATTAACTGTAATTATTAGCAAAATCCGTTTATtagtttaacaaataattgaattctcgaatttaaacaattaatttattatcggTTTTCAAATCCAAATTTGGAAAGgttttatattgttttctccataattttaaatataatggTCATAATTAGTCAGGTCTATTAAATATCGAAAAGTCAATAATCTTTCAAGTTGTCTTTTCTATAGGATTACATGTCCTTGGGCTCGTGGCTTTTGCATTTGGGTTATAGTTTGACATGCAAGAGTCAGTATACCAAGagtaagtttatttttagccaACTTTCTAAACGAGTTTATCATCAGTCAGTTACTAAACCCgaacaaaaaaacagttgactatatctataatatataaattggatatatttacatatagtTGAGAGATGTGCTTACCTAACCAGAGCGCAGTCATGCGCGCAAGCTTAATGCCTTCACTTGGCGTAAAGCCCTTTACGAATAACAAAACTTTACCCATCTCCTCCTCGAACATTTTCTCAAGATACTTGTACCGTCGAATGAGCTTGACAAACACctgtaaattaaaatgaaaattatattatagagTTAGTATGGGCACTTTTATACATTGAGttgtcaaaaatgttttgcaaaatatgAATCATTGTTGCATCATtagaaatctttaaaaatcGAGATGTTAGCGAAAATCAAAGACAAGTAAAATGAGGCGTttaatattgcatattttgaCACCGATTAGAttacaaacaatttcattaacCGGTTCTAATAATACGCACACATACCGTTGGGAGGTTACCAACttttactatactatattaaGATTGTGACTGGTTTTGTCGCGACATTAGAAATCTTTAGATTGTatgcaattgtttttcaacACAAAATAAAGACAAGTAAAATGTGGCTAATACTATGGCATATATTGACACCGATTATCTGCATAGGCCAATAACCGGTTCTAATTATATGCAC
It encodes:
- the LOC117576407 gene encoding protein krasavietz, coding for MSQKTERPVLSGQRIKTRKRDEREKYDPTGFRDAVIAGLEKTEGDLDQISKFLDSAGNKLDYRRYGEVLFDILIAGGLLVPGGSISQDGEKPRTNYCIFDAPEDMESMRNHEQVFVKLIRRYKYLEKMFEEEMGKVLLFVKGFTPSEGIKLARMTALWLVNGSVPPNVLLVLNNEHLIKDGIALEFLLELFLTFKQEKGIAYLIQALKKGGLESKLMDFFPPNKRTEEYFKQVFLDKELNEIIKLHKAQASQEAKRELQQTLIDDINDEKAHSEITADIKEFAQRTNIPDHEIIVIIWSTIMSLGEWNKKEELVTDQAVRHLKAYCTLLQAFASTDRSELALILKVQEFCYENMNFMKAFQKIILLFYKTEVLSEEIILRWYKDGHSNKGKMHFLEQMRKFVEWLQSAEEESESEDEQKLGD